AGCTGCTGCCACGTCTCCGCGAACCGCGTCGAGCCCTCGTCGGCGAGGTCGAGCGTCACGTCGGTCCCGTCGACCTGGAACGGCTGACCGCCCGCCTGCCAGATCATGCTCGTCGCGAAGCCCGCGTCGCCGGTGTCGTTGGTGATGTAGACGTTCGGGTCGGCGGCGTGCAGCGCCTTCGCCGCCGCCACGTACTCGTCCCACGTCGTCGGCACCGTGATGCCGTGCTTCGTGAAGACCTCCTCGTTGTAGAAGAGGGCCATCGGGCCGGAGTCCATCGGCAGGCCGTAGATCCCCTCGCCGACGGTCACGGACGACCACGGGCCGGGCGTGAAGGTGCCGTCGAGCTCGCCCGCACCGAGATCCGTCAGGTCGGCGACCGACTCGCCGAGCGCGAACTGCGGCAGCGCGTAGTACTCGACCTGCGCGACGTCGGGCACGCCCGAGCCGGCCGCGACGGCGTTCTGCAGCGCGGTGTACTGGTCGTTGCCGGTGCCGGCGTTGACCAGCTCGATCTCGACGCCCTCGTTCGCGGCCTCGAAGTCCTCGACGACCTGCTCGAGGGTGGGCTCCCAGGCCCAGACCGTGAGCGTGCCGCCCTCCTCGGCGGCGGCCGACGGGTCGGCGGCGTCGCCCGAGCCGCCCGAGCAGGCGGCCAGGGCCAGGGCGGTGACGCCGGCGAGCGCGGCGGCGCGCACGGCGGGGCTCGTCGCGCGCCCGGCGCGTCGGGTGCGGTTCCTCATGGTGGGTCCTCTCACTTCGTTGTCGAGGTCGACCCGGTCGCGGGGAGCGACCGGCGG
The Cellulomonas sp. NS3 DNA segment above includes these coding regions:
- a CDS encoding ABC transporter substrate-binding protein, giving the protein MRNRTRRAGRATSPAVRAAALAGVTALALAACSGGSGDAADPSAAAEEGGTLTVWAWEPTLEQVVEDFEAANEGVEIELVNAGTGNDQYTALQNAVAAGSGVPDVAQVEYYALPQFALGESVADLTDLGAGELDGTFTPGPWSSVTVGEGIYGLPMDSGPMALFYNEEVFTKHGITVPTTWDEYVAAAKALHAADPNVYITNDTGDAGFATSMIWQAGGQPFQVDGTDVTLDLADEGSTRFAETWQQLLDEDLVAPISSWSDEWYQGLGDGSIATLTIGAWMPANLESGVEAGAGKWRVAPMPQWEAGEEATAENGGSALSVMEASENKELAYAFLEYANAGDGVQTRVDGGAFPATTAELESEEFIGKEFPYFGGQKVNEVLAESAANVREGWSYLPFQVYANSIFNDTAGQAYVGGTTLLDGLTDWEEASASYGEEQGFTIGE